A stretch of Episyrphus balteatus chromosome 2, idEpiBalt1.1, whole genome shotgun sequence DNA encodes these proteins:
- the LOC129911482 gene encoding uncharacterized protein LOC129911482 isoform X1: MYALQAKKTVKYQITQTFYKKLLRRKQCPISIAEIKELVIKSSDVCLNPEDEKDLFIFFQFKQLINKFDPDDAYLLLIKKKNKHDQAGESSIGARAGSATTPHVNSVNHTMVSRPSQSKRIVG, encoded by the exons ATGTACGCCCTACAGGCTAAGAAGACGGTAAAATATCAAATAACacaaacattttacaaaaaattgttacgACGAAAACAGTGCCCAATTTCAATTGCAGAAATTAAGGAATTGGTCATAAAATCAAGTGATGTCTGTTTAAATCCAGAAGATGAGAAAGatttatttatat TTTTTCAGTTTAAACAACTTATAAATAAGTTTGATCCAGATGATGCATATCTGCTcttgataaagaaaaaaaataaacatgatcAAGCTGGTGAGAGTAGTATAGGAGCAAGAGCGGGCAGTGCGACAACGCCACATGTAAATAGTGTTAATCATACGATGGTTTCAAGACCATCCCAAAGCAAG agaatCGTTGGATAG
- the LOC129908750 gene encoding protein polybromo-1, producing MINRRRRGSSVASRQDDEIMDDSTPEQSPVQIGGRKRKRLDPSELCQQLYDSIRTIKKEDGSMLCDTFIRAPKRRQEPSYYDVVANPIDLLKVQQKLKTDSYDDVDELAHDIELLVNNAKAFYKPDSAEHQDACTLWQFFTTNKSKILESAGIEEEPRSKRVGRNPRRSTANESETSECSNKLDEDFDPYEELFASVMTATDPTMNDRPLHREFQLLPSKKVYPDYYDVIEHPIDLRLIATKIQTNAYSNLMEMEKDLLQMTKNACQFNEPGSQIYKDAKTLKKIFTQKKIDIETGRAKATTSRKNKTCHSASIASLKVEIDTSDDEDTDKKGEGPMWALFDHLFNAASSSDHPNATGAPLGTSLWKLPYRRFHPEYFELIKRPISMCQIQTKLKKGVYANITDLTADLYLMLDNAKKAFAPTHRTHKDAAKMLRIMNAKLVEEGLDAEMSDSEETTTDSNINVIQPKKKGRPRINSNISSPTPATPSVTFSGPSSNISPKNRTPTITATRKKMAIIQKYLAEYTVGGRNIAQLFMEKPPKKLYPDYYDIIQNPIDMSTIEANIRQDKYNTLEELISDFRLMFSNCRQYNEEGSPIFEDANILEKALNEKLKEFPGLNETKKSYSRMKISRKKTPRINKLWMFYETIKEYQEPKGKRQLSLIFTKLPSKNEYPDYYDIIKDPIDMEKIAQKLRQCSYESVDELTADFLLMLENACKYNEPDSQIYKDALILQQLVIQMKQTLREGDETLPDVPLAVQELLLSLFSSMYNHQDAEGRCYSDSLAELPEYDSVSGDGNNKQRGISLDLIKRRLDKGVYKRLDTFQEDVFMCLERARKLSRTDSEIFEDSIELQSFYIKKRDQLCKDTLSSPALMYTASHLETDVDVLRQTKLLQEEQDQDDEDKAATQGESLTIDQKVYSPGDFVYVESTENKIPSIAYIERLWTTNENVKMMQIRMFMRPHETYHLTTRRFLEQEVFNSHIVTIPLAKVLNKCYVMHIKDYIKYKPEGFADKDVYVCESRYNSKVKCFKSMKYWNFVRENDPVKFIPREAPLELKRVISVFKERIEKHKCELAELKLQEALVEKEKPNVECPTPVGGEANSTYYQQYNTICSGVIKLGDFVYVATQSGKQSIAQIHSIWESSGKSYFQGPWLLAPNEISSPPNRTFYQQELLLSTVQEISPIIAIVGRCAVLEQNEYSSCRPTEISESDVYICDSIYDEMKKSIRKLNPNTGLKKFIHGPLVTQDEIFHFKTVIKKKRERKTSVTQDVKPDIKMETNENLGVLEDSLDGGPPSVNSDIATSSPAPSVSSTPLSSKLKPPKPSKSKVLTGYILYSCEVRKGICQSNPESTFGDISRMVGNEWKNLPASVRQGWEDKAIKMNEENAAKHFEDQQNYRPPTPVENQVFECMWEKCDYQFEDANDCLEHCIVEDGGHVQKSYPQGSDAEFHCLWRNCVRAKKNMPAFPHLQRLVKHVREVHLNKGGKIVQVADRSKNYVARKTPPQIQSQNSQSNSGPMISPRSGQQSQPQPQQQIILAAPPPEPMFVTVPPRPQRVLHSEAYIRYIEGLQNNSPHIGPWEKTIKATQQTAPSVETSRLPTHWLGKHAKDHPDQIANSLWHLRNFMMKDVLEIKRNCF from the exons atgattaATCGACGACGAAGAGGAAGTTCCGTTGCAAGCAGACAAGACGACGAAATTATGGACGATTCAACACCAGAACAATCTCCGGTACAAATTGGTGGCAGAAAGAGGAAGCGCTTGGATCCA TCTGAATTATGTCAGCAACTCTACGACTCAATTCGAACCATCAAAAAAGAAGATGGTTCCATGCTCTGCGACACTTTCATTCGCGCTCCAAAAAGACGCCAAGAACCATCCTACTATGATGTAGTTGCAAATCCAATTGATCTGCTCAAAGTACAGCAAAAACTTAAAACCGATTCCTACGACGATGTTGATGAACTAGCCCATGACATTGAACTTTTGGTAAACAATGCTAAAGCATTTTACAAACCCGATTCGGCCGAACATCAGGACGCATGTACACTGTGGCAATTTTTCACAACAAATAAATCAAAGATACTTGAGTCAGCGGGCATAGAAGAAGAACCCCGTTCGAAACGTGTTGGTCGTAATCCACGTCGTTCGACTGCAAATGAGAGTGAAACTTCAGAGTGTTCCAATAAATTGGATGAAGATTTTGATCCTTATGAAGAGCTTTTTGCATCTGTGATGACTGCAACTGATCCAACAATGAATGACCGTCCGTTGCATAGGGAATTTCAGTTATTGCCATCAAAAAAAGTTTATCCAGATTATTATGATGTGATTGAGCATCCAATTGACTTGAGATTGATtgcaacaaaaatacaaacaaatgcTTATTCAAATCTAATGGAAATGGAAAAGGATCTTttgcaaatgacaaaaaatgcTTGTCAATTTAATGAGCCTGGTTCACAAATATACAAAGATGCCAAAACcttaaaaaag atttttacacagaaaaaaattgatattgaaaCAGGTCGTGCAAAGGCAACAACttcgagaaaaaataaaacatgccATAGCGCATCGATTGCTTCTTTGAAAGTCGAAATCGATACATCAGATGACGAAGATACAGATAAAAAAGGAGAGGGTCCAATGTGGGCATTGTTTGATCATTTGTTCAATGCTGCAAGCTCTTCAG ATCATCCTAATGCAACAGGCGCACCACTTGGAACATCATTATGGAAACTTCCGTATAGGCGATTCCATCCAGAGTACTTTGAATTAATTAAACGGCCAATCTCAATGTGTCAAATTCAGACAAAACTCAAGAAAGGTGTTTATGCTAATATAACTGACTTAACAGCAGACTTGTATTTGATGTTAGATAATGCTAAGAAAGCATTTGCTCCAACACATCGCACTCATAAG GATGCAGCAAAGATGTTAAGAATAATGAATGCTAAACTTGTAGAGGAAGGCTTAGATGCG gaaATGAGCGATAGCGAAGAAACGACAACTGATTCAAACATAAATGTCATACAACCAAAGAAAAAAGGTCGTCCCAGAATCAACTCCAACATAAGTTCCCCAACACCTGCAACTCCAAGTGTTACATTCAGCGGTCCATCATCGAACATTTCGCCAAAAAATCGAACCCCAACAATTACCGCAACAAGAAAGAAAATGGCTATTATTCAAAAGTATTTGGCAGAATACACTGTTGGTGGGCGTAATATTGCTCAATTGTTTATGGAAAAACCTCCGAAAAAACTCTATCCCGATTATTATGATATAATTCAAAACCCAATTGATATGTCAACAATTGAGGCTAACATTCGACAAGATAAATACAACACATTGGAAGAATTGATTTCTGACTTCCGCCTAATGTTTTCAAATTGTCGACAATACAATGAAGAGGGCTCACCTATTTTTGAAGACgctaatattttggaaaaagcattgaatgagaaattaaaagaatttcCAGGTTTAAATGAAACTAAGAAATCATATTCAag gatgaAAATTAGTCGAAAGAAGACTCCCCGCATAAACAAGCTATGGATGTTTTATGAAACAATTAAAGAATACCAGGAACCTAAAGGAAAAAGACAATTGTCTTTGATATTTACAAAACTTCCATCcaaaaat GAATATCCGGACTACTATGATATAATCAAAGATCCTATTGACATGgaaaaaattgcacaaaaattaagacaatGTTCATATGAAAGTGTCGATGAATTGACAGCTGACTTTTTATTAATGCTTGAGAATGCTTGTAAATATAACGAACCAGATTCACAAATTTATAAGGATGCCTTGATATTGCAACAATTGGTGATCCAAATGAAGCAAACTTTAAG agAAGGAGATGAAACCCTTCCTGACGTCCCACTAGCCGTACAGGAATTACTACTTTCTCTGTTTTCTTCTATGTACAATCACCAAGATGCTGAGGGTAGATGCTATTCTGATTCATTGGCAGAACTGCCAGAATATGATTCAGTCTCTGGAGATggaaataa cAAACAACGTGGTATTTCATTGGATCTAATAAAACGTCGGTTAGATAAAGGAGTTTACAAACGATTGGATACATTTCAAGAGGATGTATTCATGTGTTTGGAACGTGCACGTAAACTATCCCGAACCGATTCTGAAATTTTTGAGGATTCAATTGAACTACAAtcattttatatcaaaaagagGGACcag TTATGCAAAGACACACTGAGTTCACCGGCATTGATGTATACAGCTTCTCATTTGGAGACTGATGTTGACGTTTTGCGGCAAACTAAACTACTGCAAGAAGAACAGGATCAAGATGACGAAGATAAAGCA gcTACCCAAGGTGAAAGTTTAACGATTGATCAAAAAGTTTACTCGCCTGGAGATTTTGTGTATGTTGAATCGACTGAAAACAAAATTCCCAGTATTGCATACATTGAACGTTTGTGGACAAcaaatgaaaatgtaaaaatgatGCAGATTCGTATGTTTATGAGACCTCATGAAACTTATCATTTAACTACCAGGAGGTTTTTAGAGCAG GAAGTATTTAACAGTCACATTGTTACTATACCACTTGCTAAAGTTCTTAACAAATGTTATGTTATGCACATAAAGGATTACATTAAATACAAACCTGAAGGGTTTGCTGACAAAGATGTATATGTATGTGAATCTCGCTACAACTCTAAAGTAAAATGTTTTAAGTCGATGAAATATTGGAATTTTGTAAGAGAAAATGATCCAGTTAAATTTATACCAAGAGAAGCTCCACTTGAGCTTAAGCGTGTTATATCTGTGTTTAAGGAACGTATTGAAAAGCACAAATGTGAACTCGCTGAATTGAAACTTCAGGAAGCACTTGTCGAGAAAGAGAAACCA aaCGTCGAATGTCCCACTCCAGTTGGTGGAGAAGCCAACAGTACTTATTACCAGCAGTACAACACTATTTGCAGTGGCGTTATTAAATTAGGTGACTTTGTTTATGTGGCTACGCAAAGTGGAAAACAATCAATAGCACAAATTCATTCAATATGGGAATCTTCAGG gaaatctTATTTCCAAGGTCCTTGGCTGTTGGCAccaaatgaaatttcatcgcCACCAAATAGAACTTTCTATCAACAAGAACTTCTTCTCTCTACGGTGCAAGAAATCAGTCCAATAATTGCCATAGTTGGACGCTGTGCTGTGCTAGAACAGAATGAATATTCCTCATGCCGCCCAACTGAAATTTCTGAAAGTGACGTGTACATCTGTGACTCCATTTACGATGAAATGAAAAAGTCTATTCGTAAATTAAATCCTAATACTggacttaaaaaatttattcatgGGCCGCTTGTAACACAAGATGAAATTTTCCACTTTAAAACggttataaagaaaaaaagagagcGGAAGACCAGTGTTACCCAAGATGTAAAACCT GATATTAAAATGGAAACAAATGAGAATCTAGGAGTTTTAGAAGATTCTTTAGACGGTGGACCGCCATCCGTAAATTCCGATATAGCAACATCCTCTCCGGCACCATCAGTATCTTCGACACCATTGTCGTCAAAGCTCAAGCCTCCAAAACCTAGCAAATCGAAAGTGCTTACCGGATATATATTGTACTCATGTGAGGTACGAAAAGGCATCTGTCAAAGCAATCCAGAATCAACATTTGGTGACATCTCCCGAATGGTGGGTAATGAATGGAAAAATCTTCCAGCTAGCGTTAGACAAGGCTGGGAGGATAAGGCTATTAAAATGAATGAAGAAAATGCAGCAAAACATTTTGAAGATCAACAAAATTACAGGCCCCCTACTCCGGTTGAAAATCag GTCTTTGAATGCATGTGGGAAAAATGCGATTATCAATTTGAAGATGCCAACGATTGTTTGGAACATTGTATTGTAGAGGATGGTGGACATGTTCAAAAGTCCTATCCTCAGGGGTCGGATGCAGAATTTCATTGTTTATGGAGAAATTGTGTTCGtgccaaaaaaaatatgccagcTTTTCCTCATTTGCAACGATTAGTTAAGCATGTTCGGGAAGTTCATCTTAACAAAGGTGGTAAAATTGTACAAGTTGCTGATAGGAGCAA AAATTATGTCGCAAGGAAAACTCCACCACAAATTCAGTCACAAAATTCCCAAAGCAACTCTGGGCCAATGATCTCACCGCGATCAGGTCAACAATCACAACCTCAACCACAACAGCAAA TTATTTTGGCAGCACCTCCTCCAGAGCCTATGTTTGTGACAGTTCCACCAAGACCTCAACGGGTTCTTCATAGTGAAGCATATATTCG tTACATTGAAGGTCTCCAAAACAATAGTCCCCATATTGGACCATGGGAAAAAACTATTAAAGCAACTCAACAAACGGCGCCCAGTGTTGAAACATCGCGTTTACCAACACATTGGCTTGGAAAACATGCCAAAGATCACCCTGATCAAATAGCAAATAGCCTATGGCATTTACGTAATTTTATGATGAAGGATGTTCTAGAAATCAAAcgcaattgtttttaa
- the LOC129911949 gene encoding uncharacterized protein LOC129911949, translated as MLRLPSRISSLISKWSRNFHNANPTTRPTLIANQLTIGQLPLIGSTVQYPLYPNKNKIINDLPLHNVIIENPRDSLLNEIREIIKNENIIQTPAPENTQNEIQAARLIVIRRRKMKKHKLKKLRKKMKFEWAKVRQRREMRKEKAFQAELISQIKTAEKFSAEQYVMSKLQKANETPIPRFWKGRRLPQFIIKQKLGLE; from the exons atgttgAGGTTACCGAGTAGGATTTCTTCTT TGATATCAAAGTGGAGCCGAAATTTTCATAATGCAAACCCAACAACTCGACCGACTTTAATTGCAAATCAATTAACAATTGGCCAACTGCCTCTTATCGGATCTACAGTCCAATACCCTCTTtatccaaacaaaaataaaatcatcaaCGATCTACCTTTGCACAATGTAATAATTGAAAATCCGAGAGATTCACTTTTGAATGAAATAAGAGAAATCATAAAGAATGAAAACATTATTCAGACACCAGCGCCAGAGAATACCCAAAATGAAATACAAGCAGCACGTCTCATTGTTATTAGAAGGCGGAAGATGAAGAAGCACAAGCTAAAGAAACTTAGGAAGAAGATGAAGTTCGAATGGGCAAAG GTTCGTCAAAGGAGAGAAATGAGGAAAGAAAAAGCATTTCAAGCCGAACTTATATCCCAGATAAAGACGGCAGAGAAGTTTTCGGCGGAGCAATATGTTATGTCTAAATTGCAAAAAGCCAATGAAACTCCAATTCCAAGATTCTGGAAGGGACGTCGGTTGCCTCAGTttattatcaaacaaaaactaggtcttgaataa
- the LOC129911482 gene encoding uncharacterized protein LOC129911482 isoform X2, with product MYALQAKKTCPISIAEIKELVIKSSDVCLNPEDEKDLFIFFQFKQLINKFDPDDAYLLLIKKKNKHDQAGESSIGARAGSATTPHVNSVNHTMVSRPSQSKRIVG from the exons ATGTACGCCCTACAGGCTAAGAAGACG TGCCCAATTTCAATTGCAGAAATTAAGGAATTGGTCATAAAATCAAGTGATGTCTGTTTAAATCCAGAAGATGAGAAAGatttatttatat TTTTTCAGTTTAAACAACTTATAAATAAGTTTGATCCAGATGATGCATATCTGCTcttgataaagaaaaaaaataaacatgatcAAGCTGGTGAGAGTAGTATAGGAGCAAGAGCGGGCAGTGCGACAACGCCACATGTAAATAGTGTTAATCATACGATGGTTTCAAGACCATCCCAAAGCAAG agaatCGTTGGATAG
- the LOC129908751 gene encoding D-amino-acid oxidase, with amino-acid sequence MQVAILGGGINGFCCAVQIKEKWPESNVTIISDLFTPSTTGDGSAGLWGPYLMCDTPAEKVNEWSMAMHNFLKQIWLSGDSGKAGVCLIPVIRLTANEKPMDDSWRDIVYGCKNLDKSELEAYSRLHNKTFTSGLHFVTYTSEPVKLLPYLEKRFRSSGGNVITKKITDFDEFIRNSHYDVIVNCVGLGALDLVNDKLVHSIRGQVSRVKANWIYQVFLDESDDGNYIIPNVDTVVLGGTHQENDYNLNICPNDKTFIKNGCQNYFPGLKHAQHLTDWVGLRPGRKQVRLEMETTYNNKILIHNYGHGGCGVTLSWGCASEVVKLLQTTMKSKL; translated from the exons atgcaagtAGCAATTCTTGGAGGTGGAATAAATGGATTTTGTTGTGCAgttcaaattaaagaaaagtgGCCAGAATCAAATGTAACAATAATATCCGATCTCTTTACTCCAAGCACAACTGGAGATGGATCTGCTGGACTATGGGGACCTTATCTTATGTGTGATACTCCAGCTGAAAAAGTCAA CGAATGGTCGATGGCAAtgcacaattttttaaaacaaatatggcTTTCTGGTGATAGTGGAAAAGCTGGTGTTTGTCTCATTCCTGTAATACGCCTTACAGCAAATGAAAAACCAATGGATGACTCTTGGAGGGATATAGTGTATGGTTGCAAGAATTTGGATAAATCTGAATTAGAGGCGTACAGTCGATTACACAACAAAACATTCAC GTCCGGCTTACACTTTGTAACATATACATCGGAACCAGTAAAACTCTTGCCTTACTTGGAGAAAAGGTTTAGATCATCCGGAGGCAATGttattaccaaaaaaataaCGGATTTCGACGAGTTTATTCGAAACTCACATTATGATGTGATAGTCAATTGTGTGGGGTTAGGTGCTTTAGACTTAGTCAATGATAAGTTGGTTCATTCAATACGTGGTCAAGTTTCAAGAGTTAAGGCGAACTGGATTTATCAAGTATTTTTGGATGAAAGTGATGATGGAAACTACATTATTCCTAA tgtgGACACTGTGGTATTAGGTGGGACCCATCAAGAAAATGATTATAACTTAAATATTTGTCCTAATgataaaacatttataaaaaatgggTGTCAGAATTACTTTCCTGGTCTAAAGCATGCGCAGCATCTAACGGATTGGGTTGGTCTGCGCCCTGGAAGAAAACAAGTTCGTTTGGAAATGGAAACTACTT acaataacaaaattttgattcaTAATTACGGACATGGCGGTTGCGGTGTAACCTTGTCTTGGGGATGTGCTTCTGAAGTAGTTAAATTACTTCAAACGACAATGAAATCAAAATTGTAA